The Chryseobacterium geocarposphaerae genome window below encodes:
- a CDS encoding YpdA family putative bacillithiol disulfide reductase, protein MEILDILIIGGGPIGLNCALEAQKNNLTYLIIEKGTIVNSLYNYPLYMRFFSTAEKLEIDNIPFISTAPKPGRQEALEYYQGITRQRNLNINLYEKVEKVSKENEIFKIETSKGKYFSKNVIISTGFYDIPNLMNIPGENLPKVKHYYTEPYPYAQQKIVVIGSSNSAVDAALETYRKGAEVTMIIRHSEISKSVKYWVKPDIENRIAEGSIKAFFNSEMMEIKEHSVIFKDEKGKINEIENDFVLAMTGYLPDFNFLKNSGIELQGDSQNPLYNPETMETNVSNLYLAGVVCGGKDTHLWFIENSRVHAEMIVKNILSKS, encoded by the coding sequence ATGGAAATTTTGGATATTCTTATTATCGGCGGAGGTCCCATCGGACTGAATTGTGCATTAGAAGCTCAAAAAAACAATCTTACTTATTTAATTATTGAAAAAGGGACCATTGTAAATTCTTTATATAATTATCCTTTATACATGAGATTCTTCTCAACCGCAGAAAAACTGGAAATTGATAATATTCCTTTTATATCAACGGCACCAAAACCCGGCAGACAGGAAGCTTTGGAGTACTATCAGGGAATTACAAGACAACGAAATTTAAATATTAATTTGTATGAAAAGGTTGAAAAGGTGTCTAAAGAAAATGAAATTTTTAAAATTGAAACATCCAAGGGAAAATATTTCTCTAAAAATGTGATCATTTCAACGGGATTTTATGATATTCCGAATCTGATGAATATCCCGGGAGAAAATTTGCCTAAAGTAAAACATTATTATACGGAGCCCTATCCATACGCCCAACAGAAAATTGTGGTGATAGGATCTAGTAATTCTGCAGTAGATGCAGCATTGGAAACTTATAGGAAAGGAGCGGAAGTTACCATGATTATCCGCCATTCTGAGATTTCAAAAAGTGTAAAATATTGGGTAAAACCGGATATTGAAAACCGGATTGCTGAAGGAAGCATTAAAGCTTTTTTTAATTCAGAAATGATGGAAATTAAGGAGCATTCTGTCATTTTTAAAGATGAAAAAGGAAAAATCAATGAAATTGAAAACGATTTTGTATTGGCTATGACTGGCTATCTTCCTGATTTTAATTTTCTGAAAAACTCCGGAATCGAGCTACAGGGTGACTCCCAAAATCCACTTTACAATCCTGAAACCATGGAAACCAATGTTTCCAATTTATATCTTGCCGGTGTGGTGTGTGGTGGAAAGGATACCCATCTCTGGTTTATTGAAAATTCAAGAGTACATGCCGAAATGATTGTGAAAAATATCCTTTCGAAATCCTAA
- the menC gene encoding o-succinylbenzoate synthase has protein sequence MKAEYSRYLLQFKRPSGTSRGVLHEKETFILEVSENEKKGTGECAIFRGLSFDDRPDYEEKLKWLCENINQDSQFLKEKLREFPSIWFGYEQAVLNLKHGENLYFPSEFTKGKTPIIINGLIWMGDVGYMEEQIQDKLEKGFHCIKLKIGVDWKSEHEVLQKLRKKFSKEVLELRVDANGGFSKDEAKVVLKQLADLNIHSIEQPIKAGNWKDMADLCEQTPTPIALDEELIGIIDFNKKKELLEAIKPQYIILKPALVGGFEGSNEWISLAEKQGIGWWITSALESNIGLNAIAQYTFTKNNKMPQGLGTGGLFTNNFDTQLKLSGEELYFKLNNQKA, from the coding sequence ATGAAAGCAGAATATTCAAGATATTTATTACAATTCAAGCGCCCGAGTGGAACATCTCGCGGCGTTTTGCATGAAAAAGAAACCTTTATCCTGGAAGTTTCCGAAAATGAGAAAAAAGGAACAGGAGAGTGCGCGATTTTCAGGGGGTTAAGTTTTGATGACAGACCGGATTATGAAGAAAAGCTCAAATGGCTTTGTGAAAATATTAATCAAGATTCCCAATTTTTAAAAGAAAAGTTGAGAGAGTTTCCGTCTATCTGGTTTGGATATGAACAGGCTGTTTTAAATTTAAAACATGGAGAAAACCTATATTTTCCGAGTGAATTTACAAAAGGAAAAACTCCGATTATCATCAATGGCTTGATCTGGATGGGAGACGTGGGCTATATGGAAGAACAGATTCAGGATAAACTGGAGAAAGGCTTTCACTGCATTAAATTAAAAATAGGAGTTGACTGGAAATCCGAACATGAAGTTCTTCAGAAATTGAGAAAAAAATTCTCAAAAGAAGTGTTGGAACTTCGTGTTGACGCCAATGGAGGGTTCAGTAAAGACGAAGCGAAAGTGGTTTTGAAGCAATTAGCCGATTTGAATATTCATTCTATTGAGCAGCCAATCAAAGCAGGGAATTGGAAAGATATGGCAGATTTATGCGAACAAACTCCGACTCCGATTGCTTTAGATGAAGAATTAATAGGGATTATTGATTTTAATAAAAAGAAAGAATTATTAGAAGCTATAAAGCCACAATATATTATTTTGAAACCGGCTCTGGTTGGTGGTTTTGAGGGCAGTAATGAATGGATTTCTCTTGCCGAAAAGCAAGGCATAGGTTGGTGGATTACGTCTGCTCTGGAAAGTAATATTGGCTTAAATGCGATTGCTCAGTATACATTTACCAAAAATAATAAAATGCCTCAAGGATTGGGAACTGGAGGATTGTTCACAAATAACTTCGATACACAGCTAAAATTGAGCGGTGAAGAGCTTTATTTTAAATTGAATAACCAAAAAGCCTAA
- a CDS encoding glycosyltransferase family protein, with product MEQKKILIITYYWPPAGGPGVQRWLKFAKYLPDFGWNPIIYTPENPSYPLLDESLLKDVPENIEIVKTKIWEPYQLAEKLNKSNKKFKAGQFDVGKNQSWKSKLSIWVRGNFFIPDARVFWVKPSVQFLEKYLKENKIDVVVTSGPPHSLHLIGLNLKKKLPHLKWIADFRDPWTEISYYKHLKLTKSSDQKHRQLENQVFKNADITLATSYTDAENFKKNGANAVCITNGFDVELNVKSLNRKDAQSPIESFTAQQPNNLTPSQLTGTTQFTLSYIGVLEQLRNPENLWKALDDLVAANSDFAKNFSLKFVGRIDDKILHEIENSNLKNHILNLGYLSHDNAIHEMQSSDILLITNFPNESSRGIIPGKIFEYLATGKQVISFGPDDADVSTILNETKAGKHFSYNDSENIKSFILEKFDLWKNGNLSENTQNIEQFSRKNLTKKLAEILG from the coding sequence ATGGAACAGAAAAAAATATTGATCATCACCTATTACTGGCCTCCTGCGGGAGGTCCTGGTGTTCAAAGGTGGCTGAAGTTTGCAAAATATTTACCCGATTTCGGATGGAACCCCATCATCTATACTCCGGAAAATCCAAGTTACCCTTTGCTGGATGAAAGTCTATTAAAAGATGTTCCTGAGAATATTGAAATTGTTAAAACTAAAATATGGGAACCTTATCAGCTGGCAGAAAAGCTGAACAAAAGCAATAAAAAATTCAAAGCCGGGCAATTTGATGTGGGTAAAAATCAAAGCTGGAAATCAAAGCTTTCGATTTGGGTAAGAGGTAATTTTTTCATTCCTGATGCGCGCGTTTTCTGGGTAAAACCTTCGGTACAATTTCTTGAGAAATATTTAAAAGAAAATAAAATTGATGTTGTAGTGACTTCCGGTCCACCACATTCTTTACATTTGATCGGTTTAAATTTAAAAAAGAAACTCCCACATTTAAAATGGATTGCCGATTTCCGTGATCCATGGACGGAAATTTCTTATTACAAACATTTAAAACTTACCAAAAGTTCAGATCAAAAACACCGTCAATTAGAAAATCAAGTTTTCAAAAATGCCGATATCACTTTGGCAACGAGCTATACAGATGCAGAAAATTTCAAAAAAAACGGAGCCAATGCAGTTTGTATCACCAATGGATTTGATGTTGAATTAAATGTTAAGTCGTTAAATCGTAAAGATGCTCAATCGCCTATTGAAAGCTTTACAGCTCAACAACCTAACAATTTAACTCCTTCACAACTTACCGGCACAACTCAATTCACGTTAAGCTATATCGGTGTTTTAGAGCAATTGAGAAACCCTGAAAATCTTTGGAAAGCCCTTGATGATCTGGTAGCAGCAAACTCAGATTTTGCAAAGAACTTCAGCTTAAAATTTGTGGGAAGAATAGATGATAAAATCTTACACGAAATTGAGAATTCAAATTTAAAAAATCACATTCTCAATTTAGGATATTTATCTCATGATAACGCAATCCATGAGATGCAAAGCTCTGACATCTTATTAATAACAAACTTTCCAAATGAGTCTTCGAGAGGGATTATTCCCGGAAAGATTTTCGAATATCTGGCAACCGGAAAACAGGTTATTTCATTTGGACCGGATGATGCCGATGTTTCAACAATTTTGAATGAAACCAAAGCGGGAAAACATTTCAGTTATAATGATTCAGAAAATATCAAGAGCTTTATTTTAGAAAAATTTGACCTGTGGAAAAACGGAAACCTTTCTGAAAACACTCAGAATATTGAGCAGTTCTCCAGAAAAAATCTGACCAAAAAATTGGCTGAAATACTGGGTTAA
- a CDS encoding lysophospholipid acyltransferase family protein has translation MSLISKNDLIKASGLNKMGFLKNPIAAAVMSIAKINEVNKLYDKLKDKEDKDFFDSFVRERNLSYIAFEEDLAKIPKTGPFILVSNHPLGAIDGILMCKILSEIRPDFKVMGNFLLEKIKPMEPYVISVNPFENRKDAYSSSSGMRESLKHLQNGGCIGIFPAGEVSNKNNPYGEILDKEWEKPALKLIRMAKVPVVPMYFHAKNSRLFYQVAKLHPNLQTLMLPAEMMNDREKPIRIRIGRPIAVKAMDDMETIEELGEFLKRKVYMMKSYYEKRKSLAQSINLQNLYVKFPLLKEENIVQNIIDETPKEDILKDINKLKGTDKMFFSNGNYEVYFTSYEEIPSIMREIGRQRELTFRAVGEGSNLPFDLDEYDKHYHHLFLWDNAEEKLVGAYRMALGKEVMKKFGIKGFYTSSLFEFEQDIHPFFKKVIEMGRAYICQEYQQKPLPLFLLWRGIVHVCLRNPDHKFLMGGVSISNKFSEFSKSLMIEFMRSNYYDSAVAQYITPRNEYKVKLRDRDKNLFFDEMESDLNKLDKIIDDLEPELRLPVLIKKYIKQNAKVIAFNVDPNFNDAIDGLMYIRISDLPENTIKPVLEEMSEQIRKEQENNSSENQ, from the coding sequence ATGAGTTTAATATCGAAAAACGATTTGATTAAAGCTTCCGGCTTAAATAAAATGGGGTTCCTTAAGAATCCTATTGCAGCTGCTGTAATGAGCATTGCAAAAATAAATGAAGTCAACAAATTATACGATAAACTAAAAGACAAGGAAGATAAAGACTTTTTCGACTCATTTGTGAGAGAAAGAAACTTAAGTTATATTGCTTTTGAAGAAGATTTGGCAAAAATTCCTAAAACAGGACCGTTTATACTGGTTTCCAACCATCCGCTTGGTGCCATTGACGGAATTTTAATGTGTAAAATCTTATCAGAAATCCGTCCCGATTTTAAGGTTATGGGGAATTTCCTTTTGGAAAAGATCAAACCGATGGAGCCGTATGTGATTTCAGTAAATCCTTTTGAGAACAGAAAAGATGCTTACAGCAGCTCTTCCGGAATGCGTGAATCATTGAAGCATTTACAAAACGGAGGCTGTATAGGTATTTTCCCGGCAGGAGAAGTTTCCAACAAAAACAATCCATACGGAGAAATCTTAGATAAAGAATGGGAAAAACCGGCATTAAAGCTTATCAGAATGGCAAAAGTACCGGTAGTTCCTATGTATTTTCATGCAAAAAACAGCCGTTTGTTTTATCAGGTAGCAAAACTTCATCCGAATTTGCAAACCCTGATGCTTCCTGCGGAAATGATGAATGACAGGGAAAAGCCTATCAGAATCAGGATAGGAAGACCTATCGCCGTGAAAGCAATGGATGATATGGAAACCATTGAAGAATTGGGTGAATTTCTGAAACGTAAGGTTTATATGATGAAATCTTACTATGAAAAAAGGAAATCTTTGGCTCAAAGTATTAATCTTCAAAATCTGTATGTAAAATTCCCTTTACTTAAAGAAGAAAATATTGTTCAAAACATCATCGACGAAACTCCAAAAGAGGATATTCTTAAAGACATCAATAAACTGAAAGGCACTGATAAAATGTTTTTCAGTAATGGAAATTACGAGGTATATTTCACTTCTTACGAGGAGATCCCTTCTATCATGAGAGAAATCGGACGTCAGAGAGAACTCACTTTCCGTGCAGTAGGCGAAGGAAGCAATCTTCCTTTCGACTTGGATGAATATGATAAGCACTATCATCACCTTTTCCTTTGGGACAATGCAGAGGAAAAATTAGTAGGAGCTTACCGAATGGCTTTAGGAAAGGAAGTGATGAAAAAATTCGGTATCAAAGGATTCTATACCAGTTCTCTATTTGAATTTGAGCAGGACATTCATCCTTTCTTTAAAAAGGTTATTGAAATGGGACGTGCTTACATCTGTCAGGAATACCAGCAAAAGCCACTTCCGCTTTTCCTTTTATGGAGAGGAATCGTGCACGTTTGTCTGAGAAATCCGGATCATAAGTTCTTAATGGGAGGAGTAAGTATTTCCAATAAGTTTTCCGAGTTTTCAAAATCCCTGATGATTGAGTTTATGCGTTCCAATTATTATGATTCTGCCGTGGCTCAATACATTACTCCAAGAAATGAATATAAAGTAAAACTTAGAGACAGAGATAAAAATCTGTTCTTTGATGAAATGGAATCTGATTTAAATAAATTAGATAAGATTATTGATGACCTGGAACCGGAACTAAGGCTTCCTGTCTTGATAAAAAAATACATCAAACAAAACGCAAAAGTAATTGCCTTCAATGTTGATCCTAACTTCAATGACGCAATTGACGGGTTGATGTATATAAGAATAAGTGATCTTCCCGAAAACACGATAAAGCCTGTATTGGAGGAAATGAGCGAGCAGATAAGAAAAGAACAGGAAAATAATTCATCTGAGAATCAATAG
- the fbp gene encoding class 1 fructose-bisphosphatase — protein sequence MSEQPLQTLGEFLIDRQDDFQYSTGEFSRLLSAIRLASKVVNREVNKAGIVDIAGAAGNQNVQGEEQQKLDVIANEIFITALSQREVVCGIASEENDDFIDIKCGENGHLSKYVVLIDPLDGSSNIDVNVSVGTIFSIYRRVTEPGTPVQLEDFLQKGINQIAAGYVIYGSSTMIVYTTGNGVNGFTLDPSLGTYYLSHPNMTFPKTGKIYSINEGNYIKFPQGVKNYLKYCQMEEGDRPYTSRYIGSLVADFHRNMLKGGIYIYPSYSQAPNGKLRLLYECNPMAFLAEQAGGKATDGFRRILEIEPTELHQRIPFFCGSVEMVEKAEEFMRIDSVK from the coding sequence ATGTCAGAGCAACCATTACAAACTTTAGGAGAGTTTCTTATTGATAGACAAGATGATTTTCAGTATTCTACAGGAGAGTTTTCTCGTCTCCTTAGTGCAATAAGATTGGCTTCAAAAGTTGTAAACAGAGAAGTAAACAAAGCAGGAATTGTAGACATTGCAGGTGCTGCCGGAAACCAAAATGTTCAGGGAGAGGAGCAACAAAAACTGGATGTGATTGCTAATGAAATTTTTATTACAGCATTATCTCAAAGAGAGGTAGTTTGTGGGATTGCATCGGAAGAAAATGATGACTTTATTGATATTAAATGTGGCGAAAACGGGCATTTAAGCAAATATGTTGTTTTGATTGACCCTTTGGATGGTTCTTCAAATATTGATGTAAACGTTTCTGTAGGAACAATTTTCTCAATTTACAGAAGGGTTACCGAACCGGGAACTCCGGTTCAGCTGGAAGACTTTTTACAAAAAGGAATCAATCAGATTGCTGCAGGATACGTAATTTATGGTTCTTCAACAATGATTGTTTACACGACAGGAAATGGAGTGAACGGATTTACGCTTGATCCTTCTTTAGGAACGTATTATCTTTCTCATCCGAATATGACTTTTCCGAAAACAGGGAAAATTTATTCCATCAACGAAGGAAATTATATTAAATTCCCTCAAGGTGTTAAAAATTACCTTAAATATTGCCAGATGGAGGAAGGAGATAGGCCCTATACTTCAAGATATATTGGTTCATTGGTAGCAGATTTTCACAGAAATATGCTGAAAGGTGGGATTTATATTTATCCGTCTTATTCACAGGCTCCAAACGGAAAATTGAGATTACTATATGAATGTAATCCGATGGCTTTCTTAGCGGAACAGGCTGGAGGAAAAGCTACAGACGGTTTCAGAAGAATCCTGGAAATTGAACCGACAGAACTTCATCAAAGAATTCCTTTCTTCTGTGGAAGTGTTGAAATGGTTGAGAAAGCAGAAGAGTTTATGCGAATCGATAGCGTAAAATAA
- a CDS encoding aspartate kinase, with translation MKIFKFGGASVKDAESVKNVSMVLKSQGFSKCLLVISAMGKTTNELEKVVELYFKKDNYQTEIEKIKQKHIEIAEGLFPEKHAVFAEINLFFDDIDSFLRRNKSPNYNFVYDQVVSCGEMISTKIVSEYLNEIQFTNQWLDARDYVKTDNSYREGVVNWVNTEELISHLNKENCYVTQGFIGSDDNNFTVTLGREGSDYSAAIFAYCLNAEAMTIWKDVPGVMTGDPRKFQDVSLLSNISYEEAIEMAYYGASVIHPKTLQPLQQKNIPFYVKSFVDPTKEGTKVGASDKNQNEESYILKENQTLLKISTRDFSFIAEDHMSLIFGYLSKYKIKVSLMQNSAISLALCLEDKFNTIDELNNELQKVFETEVVKNVSLFTVRNAKMENIDKFYQEKSVLLEQISKNTLQMVTK, from the coding sequence ATGAAGATTTTCAAGTTTGGTGGAGCATCGGTAAAAGATGCTGAAAGTGTAAAGAATGTCTCTATGGTATTAAAAAGCCAGGGATTTTCAAAATGTCTGCTGGTAATTTCAGCAATGGGCAAAACAACTAATGAATTGGAAAAAGTGGTAGAACTTTATTTCAAGAAAGATAACTATCAAACTGAAATTGAGAAAATAAAACAAAAGCATATAGAGATTGCTGAAGGTTTGTTCCCCGAGAAGCATGCGGTTTTCGCAGAGATCAATCTGTTTTTTGATGATATAGACTCTTTTTTAAGAAGAAATAAATCTCCTAACTACAATTTTGTTTACGATCAGGTAGTAAGCTGTGGAGAGATGATTTCTACGAAAATTGTAAGTGAATACTTAAATGAAATTCAGTTTACCAATCAGTGGTTAGATGCAAGAGATTATGTAAAAACAGATAACTCTTATAGAGAAGGGGTTGTAAACTGGGTAAATACCGAAGAGTTAATTTCACATCTGAATAAAGAGAACTGCTACGTTACACAAGGTTTTATCGGATCGGATGATAACAACTTTACTGTAACACTGGGAAGAGAAGGTTCTGACTACTCTGCTGCCATCTTCGCTTATTGTCTGAATGCAGAAGCTATGACGATATGGAAAGATGTTCCGGGAGTTATGACCGGAGATCCGAGAAAATTCCAGGATGTTTCCTTACTGTCAAATATCTCTTATGAAGAGGCTATAGAAATGGCATATTACGGGGCAAGTGTTATTCACCCGAAAACATTACAGCCGCTTCAGCAAAAAAACATTCCATTCTATGTAAAATCTTTTGTAGATCCTACCAAAGAAGGAACAAAAGTAGGAGCTTCAGATAAAAACCAAAACGAAGAATCATATATTTTAAAAGAAAATCAGACTTTACTGAAAATCTCTACCAGAGACTTCTCTTTCATTGCAGAAGATCATATGAGTTTAATTTTCGGGTATTTATCTAAATACAAAATTAAGGTTTCTTTGATGCAGAATTCAGCTATTTCATTAGCTTTATGTCTGGAAGATAAATTCAATACCATTGATGAGCTTAATAATGAACTTCAAAAAGTATTTGAAACTGAAGTTGTAAAAAATGTATCTTTATTTACTGTAAGAAATGCGAAGATGGAGAACATTGATAAATTTTACCAGGAAAAAAGTGTATTATTGGAGCAGATTTCGAAGAACACACTTCAAATGGTAACAAAATAA
- a CDS encoding MFS transporter has translation MLALVMLINRAGSMVLPFLGVYMTDHLKFSIENTGIVLSFFGIGSVIGSWLGGYITDKIGEYKVQYISLLLSVPLFCLIPVFKTEIGVATIILFQSIISDAFRPANSVAITKYAKPENITRAFSLNRMAVNLGFSIGPALGGILSAISYEFLFFSNALAALLAGILYIIFFRKRNKIAKLKAKKVKEAVEIKKENSPYRDGKFLIYCFFCMLFSICFFQLFSTLTIFYKDTAKQSQQNIGYILGYSGFLIVLLEMGFVQIAEKYFNLAVTMLLGTFICGFSYAMMAFDYSMITLVISMTLLCIGEIWTLPFMSTITALRSGKNNKGAYMGLNGISFSVAFIVTPYLGTLIAEKFGFNVLWVGTGILATIIAIAFYFIVPWLIKDKKELEIEG, from the coding sequence ATGCTTGCATTGGTAATGCTTATTAACCGGGCAGGTTCTATGGTACTTCCGTTTTTGGGAGTTTATATGACTGATCATTTGAAATTCAGTATAGAAAATACAGGAATCGTTCTCAGCTTTTTTGGTATAGGATCTGTAATTGGATCGTGGCTGGGAGGCTATATTACTGATAAAATCGGAGAATATAAAGTTCAGTATATAAGTTTGCTGCTGAGCGTTCCTTTATTTTGCTTGATTCCTGTTTTTAAAACAGAAATTGGAGTGGCTACAATTATTTTGTTTCAGAGTATCATAAGTGATGCATTCCGCCCGGCAAACTCGGTGGCGATTACAAAATATGCAAAACCAGAAAATATAACCAGAGCATTTTCATTGAACAGAATGGCGGTCAACTTAGGATTTTCGATAGGTCCTGCTTTGGGGGGAATATTGTCTGCAATTTCTTATGAATTTTTATTTTTCTCCAATGCTTTGGCAGCTTTATTAGCAGGAATTCTATATATTATATTTTTCAGAAAACGTAATAAAATTGCTAAATTAAAGGCGAAGAAGGTAAAAGAAGCGGTTGAAATAAAGAAAGAGAACTCGCCGTACCGTGATGGTAAATTCCTGATATACTGTTTCTTTTGTATGCTGTTCTCTATTTGCTTCTTTCAGCTGTTCAGTACATTAACGATTTTCTATAAAGATACAGCGAAACAGAGTCAGCAGAATATAGGATATATCTTAGGTTATAGTGGTTTTCTGATTGTATTGCTCGAAATGGGATTTGTACAGATTGCCGAAAAGTATTTTAACCTGGCCGTAACAATGTTACTGGGAACCTTTATTTGTGGGTTTTCCTATGCCATGATGGCGTTTGATTACAGCATGATTACTTTGGTTATTTCCATGACATTACTTTGTATAGGAGAAATCTGGACCTTACCTTTTATGTCGACCATTACAGCGTTGAGATCCGGCAAAAACAATAAAGGAGCTTATATGGGATTAAACGGAATTTCATTTTCCGTGGCATTTATTGTCACTCCGTATTTGGGAACTTTAATTGCTGAAAAATTCGGATTCAATGTGTTATGGGTTGGAACGGGAATATTGGCTACAATTATTGCCATTGCTTTTTATTTTATTGTTCCCTGGCTGATTAAGGATAAAAAAGAACTGGAAATTGAAGGGTAA
- a CDS encoding glutamine--tRNA ligase/YqeY domain fusion protein yields the protein MEEEKKSLNFIEQIIEDDLANGLKRDQIRFRFPPEPNGYLHVGHTKAICINFGLGEKYNAPVNLRFDDTNPEKEEQEFVDSIMKDVEWLGFKWDKVLYASDYFQQLYDWAVQLIKDGKAYVDEQPSEVITEQRKNPAESGIESPYRNRPVEESLNLFERMKNGEFESGSMSLRAKIDMTSPNMNMRDPVMYRILNKPHHRTGTDWKIYPMYDWAHGESDYIEQISHSLCSLEFENHRPLYDWYLDQVYDESKVRNKQREFARMNVSYMITSKRKLQRLIAENVVNGWDDPRMPTISGMRRKGFTPTSIRNFIEKVGVAKRENLIELQLLEFCVREDLNKVAKRVMTVVDPVKLIIENYPEGQEEWLETENNPEQEDAGTREIPFSRELYIEREDFKEEANNKFFRLKLGGEVRLKSAYIIKGERVEKDENGEITTIYATYDEKSKSGSGTEESLRKVKGTIHWVSAKHAIPVEVRNYDKLFTVEQPDAEKDVDFLNFINPDSVTTVQGFAEPSLKDVAVGEPLQFQRIGYFTKDQDSTDTNFVFNRTVTLKDSYKPE from the coding sequence ATGGAAGAAGAAAAAAAATCACTCAATTTTATTGAACAAATTATCGAAGATGATTTGGCAAACGGTCTAAAAAGAGATCAGATCCGTTTCCGTTTTCCGCCTGAACCAAACGGTTATCTACATGTAGGTCATACCAAAGCGATCTGCATCAATTTTGGTTTGGGTGAAAAATACAATGCTCCCGTAAACCTTCGTTTCGACGATACGAACCCTGAAAAAGAAGAGCAGGAATTCGTAGATTCTATCATGAAAGACGTTGAATGGTTGGGTTTCAAATGGGATAAAGTTTTGTACGCATCCGATTACTTCCAGCAGCTTTACGATTGGGCAGTTCAGTTAATTAAAGACGGAAAAGCTTATGTAGATGAGCAGCCGTCTGAAGTGATTACAGAGCAAAGAAAAAATCCTGCAGAGTCGGGAATTGAATCTCCATACAGAAACCGTCCTGTCGAAGAGTCTTTAAACTTATTCGAAAGAATGAAAAACGGTGAATTCGAAAGTGGTTCCATGTCTCTTCGTGCAAAAATCGATATGACTTCGCCGAATATGAATATGCGTGACCCGGTTATGTACAGAATTTTGAATAAACCTCATCACAGAACCGGTACAGACTGGAAAATTTATCCGATGTACGACTGGGCACATGGTGAATCCGATTATATTGAACAAATTTCACACTCACTTTGTTCTCTAGAGTTTGAAAATCACAGACCGCTTTATGACTGGTATCTGGATCAGGTATATGATGAAAGTAAAGTAAGAAACAAGCAGAGAGAATTTGCAAGAATGAATGTTTCTTATATGATCACTTCTAAAAGAAAGCTGCAAAGGCTGATCGCTGAAAATGTAGTGAACGGTTGGGATGACCCAAGAATGCCTACGATTTCCGGAATGAGAAGAAAAGGTTTCACACCGACTTCTATCAGGAATTTTATTGAAAAAGTTGGGGTTGCCAAAAGAGAAAATTTAATTGAACTTCAGTTATTGGAATTCTGTGTTCGTGAAGATTTGAATAAAGTGGCGAAGCGTGTGATGACGGTAGTGGATCCGGTCAAATTAATCATCGAAAACTATCCTGAAGGACAGGAAGAATGGCTGGAAACTGAAAATAATCCCGAACAGGAAGATGCAGGAACCAGAGAAATTCCTTTTTCGAGAGAATTATATATTGAACGTGAAGACTTTAAAGAAGAAGCGAATAATAAGTTCTTCAGACTAAAATTAGGTGGTGAAGTTCGTTTGAAATCTGCTTACATCATTAAAGGTGAAAGAGTAGAAAAGGACGAAAACGGAGAAATCACGACAATTTATGCGACTTATGACGAAAAGTCTAAGTCGGGGAGTGGAACTGAAGAAAGTTTAAGAAAAGTAAAAGGTACGATCCACTGGGTTTCGGCAAAGCATGCAATTCCTGTGGAAGTAAGAAATTACGATAAATTATTCACTGTGGAACAGCCTGATGCTGAGAAAGATGTGGATTTCTTGAATTTCATCAATCCAGATTCTGTAACTACAGTTCAGGGGTTTGCTGAGCCTAGCTTAAAGGATGTGGCAGTTGGAGAACCTCTTCAATTCCAGAGAATTGGCTATTTTACGAAGGATCAGGATTCTACGGATACCAATTTTGTGTTCAACAGAACTGTAACTTTAAAAGACTCTTATAAGCCGGAGTAA